The Acidobacteriota bacterium genomic interval CTGTACGCCCACCAGCCGATCTTCCAATACGCGCGCTCGCTGTAACGCCCGGCGGGAAAGCGCGCGACGAGTTCATGGAAGACCTGGTCGGCCTGCTCGTCCTCGTTGGCCACGATCCAGTGGGACGCGAGCTGACTCAGCGCGTCCTCGGCCCACGACGAGGTCGGGAATTCGTCGATGAGCTTTCTGGCCAGCCCGGTGTACTCGTCGTCGGCCCCGAGGCCCCTCGCGGCCAGCATCGCGTAGTAGCGGGCCTCGGCAACATACGCCCCGGTTGGAAGCAGCGGCGCCAGTGCGTCTTTCGCGCGTTGATAGCGCCGGAGCGAGTAGTCGCACTCCGCCAGACGAAGTTGAATCCGCTCGGCCACCTCGCCAGTCGCGTGCGGCAGGAGCGGCTCGAATCCCTCGCGAGCCTGCGCGAAGCGGCGCGCGGTGAACAGGCGTTCGGCACGCGCCAGTTCCTCTTTGAATCGCGCTGACGCCGCCGTGATCGATTCCCGGCGAAGCGAAGCCAGCGCCTGCGCCGCCGCATCGCCGGCATCCGTGGTTGGCCACTCGTAGTACACCCGCTCGTAGGCTCGGAGCGCGCGCGCCCCGTCTCCAGCGCCTTGCGCGGCGCGGGCCAGGCGCATCAGCACAGTGTCGGGAGCGGCCGGCTTGTGCAGCAGCACGGCCTCATAGAGAGCGACCGCGGCCCCAGAGTCATTGAGCGCTTCGGCCGCTTCGGCCTCCTTGAGCGCGGCTCCTTCCGACAGGTAGCCCGCCGGCGCCAGCGCGCGCAATCCGGCGAACGTCTGCCGGGCCGGCTCGAATCGTTCGAGCGCCAGCTCCGCCAGGCCCTTGTTGTACAACGCGTAGTGATAGAGCGGCGTCGGCTTGAGCGTGGTCGGACGGATGATCAAGAGCGCCTTGGCCGCCTGGTTGAGCGCAATCAGGTCACCAGCATGCGCGAGGTCGCTGGAGGCCGATACGATCGTGGCCGGACCCGGACGCCATCCATCGGGAGGCACCAGCCAGTAGCGATTCAATTGCGCGGGGAGCGCGGGGTGTACCGTCGGACGCAACTCGGACTGCGCCGTGTCCGAATCCTGAAAGAGACCGCGTGCGCGCGCGGCCGGATCGCTGGCGACCGCCAGGGTACAACAACATGTGAGCAGGAGTATTTGACCCGATCGCCAGGCATGCCTCATCTCCAGGAGGCCCCAAGCAGCGAGGGATCTCCGTCGGCGAGCGTGCGCACAAGTTCCTGGCCGAAGTGGTCCGTGCGGGTCCGGATTTCAATCGGCACCCGCGCTTCGTAGAGCGTGCGGGCGCGGTCGATCTCGGTCCGGAGTCGTTCGGCCAGATTGTGTCCTTGCCGCCCTTCAGTGACAGCCGCCTCGTGATACAGCTTGATCTCGGACACCAGCAGCCTCGCATACCGATGCGCGGACTCGTCGTCTTCGGCGCGGGGCGCCGGAACGCTGCGGTCAGCAGGCGCGACGCGGGGGCCACCCGGCAGGGGTTGTGCGGTCGCGGCCGGCGAGACTCCCCTGCTCACGGTCAACACCTCGAGACAGCGTGCCGCGTGGCGCGCCAGTACCTCGATCACCTCCGGCCACGCGCTCGGTACCGTGCGGGGCCCCTCTGCCGCGTCATCGGCATAGATAACCGCCACCGCCTCGCCGCCCACGAGCACCGGAACCGCCAGTCCGGCCGCGTCAGGACCCAGTTCCCCGAATGGCGGCTTCAGACCATCACCGGAAGCCGCACCCGCAGTGCCGAGCGGCTGGCCCGTCGCAATGGCTCGCCATAGCAGGCTGGTCTGATCGCTTGCCACATCGATCGGGTGCGGATCGGCCGCGGCTCCGAAGCCCGTCGCCCGCCAGCCCGCAAGTCGGCTGCCACGAACGAGGAACAGCGCGACGCGCGGCGCTTCGCGTGACGTCACCTCGCCCAGCGCGTTGAGCACGTCGGTGAGCGATCGGGCCCCGTCCAGGCGGCGCACCGCGTCGACGAGGCGGTCGATCTGAGCGAGTTCGGACTGACGGGCGGCCGCGTGCGTTTCGACCAGCGCCTGGCTTGCCGTCTGTCGGGCCGTCTCATCGGTCTCGCGCCTGGCGTCGGCGACGGCTGCGGCGATACGCCGTTCAGCCTCGGCCCGAGCCATCAGCGTGGCGGCCGCGCGTGCGGCGGAGGCTGCCTGCTCGACGCGCTGCTCGAGATCGGCCTGGGCTGCGGCGGCGGCGTCGGCCAGTCGCTCGGTGGCCTCGGCCTGCGCGGCGGCCACGGCCTCCTGCGTGCGTCGGTCCGCCTCGGTCCGGGAGGCAGCCACGGTTTCCTGCGCGCGTCGGTCCGCCTCAGTCCGGGCGGCAGCGATGGCTGCCTGTGAGCGCTCGACGATCTCGCCGTCGGCAGCAAGCCGCACCTCGCGGATGGCAGCCTCCCAATCTGAGGCAGCGGCCTGATCCACTTCCCCCGCAAAGTTCTTGATGCGTTCGTCGACCCGGGCCATGATCTGTCGCCTGGCCGCCGCGATGATGTCGGTGAGTTGCTCGTCGAGTGTCATACCCATCCGCATCCTGTTCTGTCGTGCCGTTGTCGGACCGATTATGCCACAAGCGCAGGCAGGTGAGCGGGTTGACGGGATGCTGCGGCCAGCCGACGTTCTCCCTCTCTGTCGCTGGGTGATCCGACTTCTGGCGCGAGGGTACGTCGGTGAATGACTCTTCGTCTCGCGAGACGCCGCTGGTGCCGCGGTTTGACACGTTTCTCGACCGAAGCGCATACTGAACTTGTTCATCACGCCGTAGCAATGCGAGGAGAGGATCGAACCGAAGCATTGCGAAGGCGGATGGCGGTCGCGGCACCAGTGACGGAGCTTGAGCGACTCCTGGCGCTGGAGTGGCGACGAAGTCCGCCGTAGCAACGCGAGGAGAGTACCGAGCCGGAGCGTTGCGAAGGCGGATGTGTCCTGTCTCACGTGGGGGCGATACGGCTTCGACGGGGGTACTGGACCGAAGGGTGCATGCCGAGCCCCATCGACTCGTTAATCCGGTGGAAAACAACCTAACTGCGAACACGCAGCTCGCTCTCGCGGCTTAATTAACCGCGACGTCCACTCTGTTCGGGCCTGTACGGCAGGGCTGGATGTCATTTTCGCAGGCTAGCTGGCGCGAGCGGTTCCGACGCGCGTTTGGCGAATCGTCATCGGGGCTAGCTGGCCGCGGTTTCTCGCTGCTCTTTCACGCGGCCGGCGAACCAATCAAGAGTGGACACGCATGTAGATCCCGTCGGCGATGTGCTTTCGGACGCGGGTTCGACTCCCGCCGCCTCCAGACTTCGCTCAACTTCGGCTTGCCTAAGCCTTGGTTGAGCTTCGTCTTGGCAAGCCACCTGGCACGCGAAGTCTGTCTCGCCGAAGCAACGCGAGGATTGCATCGAGCCGCAGCGTTGCGAAGGCGGACCGCCGCGAATGGCGGACCTTTGCTTTCCACGCCCTCGGCCATCTGGCAAAATCTGCGATTCCCCAGAATCTCCTCCGCTGCAGATCTTGCGCACTCATTCCACAGTTCGGCGGAAACGCTCCAGAAACGGCGTCCCAACGCTGGCTCCGAATTTGCTACCGAGGCCAGTGTGTCCACGGAACCCAAGCGCTTTGTCTACGTCCTCGAAAGCACACGTGTTCATGGTCGGCACTACGTCGGCTTGACG includes:
- a CDS encoding transglycosylase SLT domain-containing protein encodes the protein MRPTVHPALPAQLNRYWLVPPDGWRPGPATIVSASSDLAHAGDLIALNQAAKALLIIRPTTLKPTPLYHYALYNKGLAELALERFEPARQTFAGLRALAPAGYLSEGAALKEAEAAEALNDSGAAVALYEAVLLHKPAAPDTVLMRLARAAQGAGDGARALRAYERVYYEWPTTDAGDAAAQALASLRRESITAASARFKEELARAERLFTARRFAQAREGFEPLLPHATGEVAERIQLRLAECDYSLRRYQRAKDALAPLLPTGAYVAEARYYAMLAARGLGADDEYTGLARKLIDEFPTSSWAEDALSQLASHWIVANEDEQADQVFHELVARFPAGRYSERAYWKIGWWAYRHDRYQEAASAFDRGAVTFPRSDYRPSYLYWAGRACEQLGSREAADVRLLLAVADYANTYYGRLAAGLLRARHVPVPAGADAARRFAPELPAPAPDAAADVPVETIRWLISAEMYDEALDEVQFAERTGGPTPVLQATRAWLLSRRGDLRPAITLMRQAYPQVLAAGGETIPDAVLKIMFPLDYWPALRKYAALHDLDPYLVAALVAQESTFDPNVKSAANAVGLMQILPSTGRRYARIIGLRGFTAKQLTVPEINIRIGTAIFGDLIRRFGGEHIALCGYNAGDSRAAQWAAKRPGMPRDEFVDDIPFPETQNYVRRILGTADDYRRLYGGTDAATRTRPPK